The genomic window AGAAAACATCAGTATTGGATTAAATATCGACTACCTTATCGAAGGATTGAAGCACATCAGTACTGATGAAATCGTGGTGCGGTGTAACAAACCTACGCAACCAGTCATTATCTGCCCAATGGGAGGACTGCTCAATCAGCTGTATCTGGTAATGCCTGTAGAAATTAAGCAGGGGTTTGAAAAGGTAAATAACCAAAGTACAAAGACAGAAGCCAGCACTCAACCTGAGCCTAGCACTGAAGAAGTAACAGATATAGCGCAGGCAACAAATGATAGTGACAATTCTGAAACAGAAATACAATCTTTAGTAGCAAAAGATACTACTAAAGGTAAGTCAACCTCACGCTCGTCACGAACGAAAAAAGAAGCCGCGACTGCTTAAAAATTAAACTCCTTATCAGTGCAGTTGGTAAGGAGTAAATAAAACACTTTTAATCATCAAAACTATGTACCAACCACTACATCTCAAATACCGTCCCCAGACTCTTAGTGAAGTTATTGGGCAAGAACATATTGTTCGCACTCTTATAAATGCGATCGCTCTCCAAAAGATTGCACCTGCTTACCTATTTAGTGGCCCCAAAGGTACGGGCAAAACCAGTACCGCCCGCATCATCGCTAAATCTCTTAACTGTCAGTCAAGCAATGAGCCGACAACTAAACCCTGTGGAGAATGCAATTCATGCAAGGGAATTACAGCATCTTCTTCTGTTGATGTAACCGAACTGGATGCAGCAAGCAATAGTGGAGTAGAACTGATCCGAGAGCTTATATCCACTACCCAGTTTGCACCAGTGGAAGGTAGATTCAAGATATTCATTATTGATGAATGTCATGCCCTAAGTAGCCAATCGTGGCAAGCACTCCTCAAAACTATTGAAAGCCCTCCCCGTCATGTAGTATTTATCTTCTGCACAACCGAGTTACACAAAGTTCCAGAAACCATTGTCTCCCGTTGCCAAAAGTTTGACTTTAAGAGAGTTCCTGTCTCGCTAGTTGCAAGCTACCTAGAACAAATATCTCACCAAGAAAGTATCAACATTGCGCTATCAGCAGTTACCACCGTAGCTAAAGCAAACAAGGGACATCTGCGTGACTCACTCAAACTACTAGATCAGCTAACCTTACTAGGTGAAGAGGAAATTACCTCTAATTGGGTTTGGGAACTATCAGGCACTATTCCCGAATACGATCTACTCACCGCCTGTGAAAATATCATCAAAGGAGAAATTACGGGCAATTTAGGCATCCTTCAAGATTGGATTGAATCTGGTAAACAGCCAACTGCCATTCATACAAGTCTTGTCAGTTTCCTCAAAGACTTACTTGTGTGCAAAACTAATCCTAATGGCAGACATCTTACACAGCTAGAAGAGGACACCTGGGAGGAATTAGTAGGTATCTCGCAGTTGTGGAATATCGACCAGATCCAAAATGCGATCGCAATCTTAATGGCACGCCAAAATCTCATGCGGGATGAAGACGCGCACCTTTGGTTAGAAGCTACACTTATCGAGATAGTTCCAACCACAAAGGTTAATCCTCAATCCCAACCCTGGAAAGATTGGAAAACTGCCCAAGATGCGATTAACTGGGGCAAGGAACAGTTACCCCACTTAACACAAGCGCAGTTACAAGAACACTGGCAAAAGCTGACACCTATTAATGGTAAAAAGGCACCTGCTTGGGTAGAAGCTGTCCAAAAGCTGCAACAAAAACAATTACAGCAAGCTTAACTGTAAACAGGGTTATACATAGTTATAACCCTATCGCCAATAGTACATTCGTGAGAGTTGAAATAAAGTATCTTTTGTCAATCAGTTAAAATACTTACAATAACCTTAATAAAAACAATAATTTTGACAGACCCCTTGCTGATTCTAAAATAAAATTGGACTTCATCGCTGAGACTCCCTAGCTTATGCAAGACTCTAGACAAGAAATAAATGCCAGAGCTTCTATGGATTTGGAACAGCGAAGGACTTGGTATTCCCCCGTTGCTGATGTTTATTACAACGCAAGACCGCACTATCCAAAGGAACTAATTGATCGGTCTATCGCTTTAGCCCAACTTGACTCAGATGCATCGATTCTTGAGGTTGGTTGTGGCCCAGGAAATGCGACAGTGGCTTTTGCTGGATTTGGTTTTTCCATGACGTGTCTTGAGCCAAACCAGGATTTTTGTCATTTGGCACAACACAACTGCGCTCAATATCCAAAAGTTACAATTTGCAATACATCATTTGAGGAGTGGGAACTAGAAGCAAAACAGTTCAATGCCGTTCTATCAGCCAATGCTTTTCACTGGATACCGCCAGAGATTAGATATACCAAGGCAGCAGAGGCAATGTGCGATAACGGTTTTCTTATCCTGCTATGGAATCTGACCCCAGAACCGAAATACGAAGTTTACAAAGCGATTAAGGAAGTATATCAAGCTTATGCGCCCTCACTTGTTCGATATGAAGGTGCAGAGATTCAAGCGGAGATTTTGAGGGGGTTTGGACAAGAGATTTTAGACTCCAATTGTTTCAAAGAGTTGGTTATCGAGCAAACTGCGTGTGAAGTTACCTATAGCATTGATGACTACTTCAAGCTTTTGAGTACCTTGAGAAGACTAGAGCCACAAGCAAAAGAGTTACTATTTGCCGGATTGCGGGAGAAGCTAGAAAAATTTGGAGATAGCGTACAACTCTCGTTCCTTTCTGCTGTTCATGTTGCCCGCAAAGACAGCTAAACTGTTGAGGTCGGATAACGCGGCAGAACAACCCCAACCGTGAGAAGCTAGGAGAATTGCACAAATGCCTGATACCAATTCACAATTCGCAATGACGCTCGCAGGCTCGCTCTAAGCGAAGCTATGCCGCAGGCTTTACGCTGCGCTACGCAATTAAAAAACTTAGATACAGCAAAGCTTTCAGGGCTTACATCTGTATCAAGATTTTCGTGAATTGGTATGAGAGGGTGCGAAAAAAGCAGACAGTGCTGAGTGCTGAGTTAGAAGTTAAGAGTTTGGTTTTGAATTGGAATGTCTTTCTTGCATATTTTGCGGGAGCGAAAAACGCGCCCGTGAGAGCAATATCCTCAAGCATCGTAATACATCCTTGACTCAAAAAAAACCTCATTTACCATTATAAAAATCTCTAATTCATGAGTTATAACCACAGAGATTTTGTGAAAAAATCTAGGGGTATAATCATTGTTGATGAAGACCAACTAAACATTTATTGGAAAGACCCCACTCCAATAAAACCTTGGCAGCCCAAAATACAACTCAAGCCGTATCAGGAACTTTCACAAATATTTGTTGATATCGAAACAGCAGGAATAAACCCATTTGAAAGCCGGATTTATGCTATTGGCTGTATGGATTCAAGGGGATATTCTACTATTTTCATGGATATCTCAGAAGCTAAAATACTGACCAAATTTATCAACCATCTCAGTAAAAGAAATCCAGATGTAATTTTCACATATAACGGGATGGCATTTGATATTCCATTTATTATTACTCGATGCAACTTGCACGGTATAAAACACCCATTTCAAGTTGCATCCAAATCTCGGACTATTCGTACCGCCCAAGTACGGGGCGAGCCACTAAAAATTCAGGAGGTATTCATCCGAAATAGCCAACACGTAGACATTTATATCTGCGTTCTGAGGTGGGATTTCATAGCCAAAAAGCTAACTAACGGCAGATCGCTCAAAAAGGCTGTATTGGACATGGGACTGCGCCAGAACACTAGGCTAGTTCTTCCCTATAAGGAAATCCTCGGTTGTTGGAAAGATGGCCCCAACAGTAAGGGATGGAAACGCCTGAAAGAGTATCTTATTTACGACCTCGAAGACACCCGGCTAATTGCGAATAGACTTGTACCCTCATACTATTATGAAGCACTAATTGTACCGGAAATGAATCTCCAGCAGCTAACACTTGCTGGTAATGGTACTAAATGGGAGCGAATATTTGAGCATCATTATCCAGGTTATAAACCAAAACCCGATCGCAAGTACAAATTCCAAGGAGGGATGGCTTACTCTATTCCTGGACTGTATAGAAGGGTTGGATATGCAGATATTAGCTCAATGCACCCTTGGGCAATGCTAGACAAAGGTATTTGCTCAATTAAAGATACAGAACGTATTGGACTAAGTATTCTGCAATATTTGGTGAATGAAAAATTTAGGTTGGAACAACTTGCATCTGCTGGAGATATTGCTGCTAAGGAAAAAAGAGAATCCATCAAGGTTTTAGCTAACTCCGAGTTTGGATTCTTCGGCACCTCTGAACTCGCCTTCAATGATATGGAGGCTGCTGCATTAGTTACAGCCTACAGTCGAAAAGTACTCAAGCTAATGATTGAAATTATCACTCGGCACGGCGGTACTCCTGTGGAAGTTGACACCGATGGAGTGTTTTTCACCCATCCCAACCCAGAAGAGGTACGTAGTTTACTTCAATCTCAATTGCCTAAAGGGATAACTGTCAAGCTAGAGTTTATCGCTGACGCTATGTTTATCCCCGAACGGGGAACCAAAAACTACCTTTTATGGCTTCCAGACGGGAAAATCATCACTAAAGGCAACTGGCGCAACCGCGATCGCTCTCAACTGGAGAAAGAGTTTTCTATTGAGTATTTAACCCTGCTAATTCAAAATGTATCAGCAGCAGAAGATTATTATGTACACATCAAATCCCAGATTTTATCAAGGGAATATCCAAAAGAAAAACTTGCAATCACACGCAAAATTAAAGAGGGCGAAAAAGAAATCCTCAAACTAGGGAAACCTAGAGATGTAGTCACTTACTATTACGGAATTAGTGGCATAACTAATATCAGCAGTAATGAGAATTACTCACGTCAATACTATCTTCACTTGATTGAAAAAAGGCGAGAAGAAATTATCAAAATAGCTGCTCCTGCAATACTAGAAAGTAACAAACGTCAGTTATCTCTTTTTTAAATGAACAAAGTTGAGATTTTAGGTAAATCTCAAAGGTAATAAATATGAAGGTTTTTCAAATTCATACATTCTGATTTGTCTGTAACTAATGAAAAATAAATCCTCTTCTCGCAAGCCCAGGCTTAATGAAAAGCAAAGGGCTTGGGTCAACTCATTCCTTTCGTCTCATCCTAATGCCAGAGTTAGAACTATCTACGAATTAGATGGCGATCGCGTAGTTCAAATTGAGTGGTGGGAAAACACAAATCCAGTAATATTAGACCCAAAAACTTACATCCAAGGAATTATCAGCTACAACATGTGGGTCAAATTAAGAAAGTCTGGCGACCCCAGGAAAACATCTGAGTTTTCTTATCGCATTACCCCACCAGAAAAACGAAGTGCATTATGGCACTTAACAGGTCAACTCTCTCTAGAACTCCCTCAATGTTACGAAGTTGCAGAACCAAACAACCCAGTTATTATTAAACCAAAAAGGAGAAATACCAAAACCAAAAAAGTTAAAAAATTTCTTCAATATACTCTTTCTTTATCAGAAATTAGTGTTCAACTTTATACTACAAATATAAAAGATGATGGTGTTACTCTATATGGACAAGAAATATTACTAGAAAACACAACGCAGCTAAATTTAGATACTGGTAAAGACACTAAACTTCCCGAAGCTATAGTCAAAATTCTCTCAGAGAAACAAGCCAGCTTAAAGGAATGGGAAACAGCTATTACACTATACGAGGTAGCTGGTTCTAGTGGAGTAATAGAGTATCTTCAACAGTTAGATTCTTGGCGCAAATACTTGGGTAATCAACCAGTAGATAACCATATTGATAAAGACTCAATTCAAAATTTTGTACAACCAGTACAAACTTAAGTAAGTGTTTACTGGTCACACATAATAAATACCAAGCAAGTAGAAAGAGTTAATACTAACTCTTCTTTTTTTAACCACTGCTTATGACTAACGCATGATGATTAGATGTTTATCTAATCTGTGATGCCAGTATACCTATACTACGGCGAAGATACCTATTCGCTCAACCAAAAAATAGACCATTTGGTGAATCAAAATGTTTATGCTGAATGGAAAGATTTCAACTACATCAAGCTATCTGGAAATGAGAAAAATATCGCTGCCAAGGTTTTTACTGAGATTATGACTTTGCCCTTTGGAGATGGTAACAAAATTGTTCATACAGATAGCGATCATTTAATTGGAAGTTTATCAAATGAGGATAATAACCAAGAACTTGAAAATCAACTTTCTCGAATACCTGCAAGTAACATTCTTTTAGTTACTGGTAATAAAAAGCCAGATTCACGCAGGACAGTAGTAAAAACTATTCTAAAATATGCTCAACAAGAAGAGTTTCCTCTCGTTCCTTGCTGGGATAAAAAGGGGATAGTTAATTTGATAGGGAAGTATGCAGCTATCCATCAAGTTAAACTTACACCGGATGTGACTGATTATCTAGTCGAAGCAATTGGTAATAACACTGCACGAGCCGATAGCGAATTTGCTAAACTTGCTGTCTATGCAAGTGAAAAAATTATTTCCCTTGAGGAGATAAAACAATTAGTTAGTAATTACAATACTGACTACCAAAAGCTTACTATGGCTATGTTAAGTAATCATTCAAACTTGGCAAGAGCGCAGGTGGATAAACTACTAGATAGTAATGAACATCCACTCAAAATAGTAGCAACTCTTACGTCAGTTTTTCGCACTTGGCTAATAACTAAAGCTGGTGTAGAAGCCAAATTATCTGACATGAAGATTGCAGAAATAGCCGAACTGAAAAACCCTAAAAGATTGTATTACCTCAAAGATGAAGTCAAGTCTGTAGGCATTCAAAAACTGAAAAACAGCCTTAACTTACTTTTACAACTCGAAACGGAACTCAAAAGCAGCACTAACAATTTAACTAGCCGAATTATTGAAATTTGCACGATATGAAAAACGACTTATTTACAGAAATCATCGGACAGCATACCGCCAAACTTCTACTAACTGAAGCAATCGAACGTAATCAAATTGCTCCCGCATATCTATTTAGCAGCGAAGTTGAGGGAGTGGGCAAAGGAAAAATCGCTTTGGCCTTTGCAAATGCAATACTCTCAAAAGGAAGTCGCTCCGCGAGCGCAGGAGAATCTAAACATCTAGACATCTTACAAATCAAACCAACCTATACCGAAAACACCTCCTCGCAGAAAGGTGTCCCTGCTATCCGAGTAGAACAGGTGCGCGAGGTAATTGAATTTCTCTCAACTAGTGCAGTCGAGGGCAAGCAAAAGGTAGTAATAATCTATGAAGCAGATATGCTCAACCCTACTGCCGCTAACAAACTTCTCAAGACGCTGGAAGAACCCAAAACTGGAACGTTTATTCTGATATCATCCTATCCTCAAAAGCTATTACCCACTATCAAGAGTAGGTGTCAAATCATACCTTTCCAAAGGTTAACTGATGAGGAGGTTATTTCTGTTCTTAAAGATCAACAAATTGAGGTAACAGAAAAAATACTAGCTGTCAGTTCCGGCAGCCCTGGTCAAGCGATCGCCAATATTAAAATGTTAGCTTCCATCTCACAAGAAATCACAAGTCAACTGGAAGTACCTCCTGACAATATCCTCAACGCACTCACTTTGAGTAACTCCATCTCAAGCTGGAATCACCAAACGCAGTTATGGTTGCTTACCTACTTGCAATACAACTGGCGGCAAAAATTAAAAAGCACTAAGCTACTAGCTAAATTCTCCCAAGCAAGAAAGCAATTACTGCATCACGTTACTCCTAAAAGCGTTTGGGATAACCTACTTCTGCCATAGCAAAACATACTCATTATCAAAAAGCACTGCCAGTTAGAAGTATTTCTAGCTGGCAGTATTTGTTTACACATAAAAGATATGAACCAGCAGCACAGTTTATTCGATGTCGAAGAAACCATCCGTAACAGTAAAAGCCAAAAAACCAGTGAAATATTAAACCCTAGCACTAGAAAGATACTTCAGCTACTAACCAGCCAAGGGATTAACAAAGCTGTTACAGCCAGCCTACTCGATCTAGCAGGAGCAAGCCGTGAAATTGTTCAATACATCGCTGGGCCAATTGTCACTCAGCAGAACGGCTGGCAACAGTCAATTCCCACTTGGGTTTGGCGCGCGATCGCAGTTGATAGATTAGACACAGCTTTACAAGAGATAGACAAGGGAGAAGTAGGTAAACTTGCCTCTAGTAGCGAAGTTGTTGCACTGATGATGCCAATTGCTTTTGAAGTGCCGCTATCATCCCAATGGACAGATGTTTATCTCTGGGCAAGTTATGATGCCCTTGTCAGACACAGACCTTTCAAGAATTTTAACTACGAAAACCTCTGGGAGAAGATTGGTATCACTCCGGTTTCGTATGACAAAATCCGCTCTGATTATGAAACCCTAGCTGCTGATATTCGTTCTCGTGTAGTCAAACACGCGGCGAAAGAGGGATGGGGTAAAAAGTCTTCAAATAACAACAAACACCCTGTTACAGCAACTTCAACTGAAAGTAATACTAAAATGGAGCAATTGTCACTGTTCTCATAACTAACCCTCTTTAATCACTTTGGTCAGAAAATAATCTAGGATGCCTACAGCATAAGGCTTTTATTAAAAAAGCTTGATGTAGGCCATTCTATTAGAAAATAAATGCTCAAATACTTGTTATATATACAGTTGAAGATTCGACATTGATTTTTCTTTTGTCAGGGTGACAGAATAGGGCTAATTGTTAGTACTTTTTTAACACTCTTCCCTTTTCATTAATTTTGCGTAACTACTGATAATTAGGAACTAACAAAGGAATATTTTTATTCCTTTGTCAAATCAAGTCTTATATTTTTAGTTGCATATTATATAAATTTGCATAAGTACCATTCACTGCAATTAACTCTTCATGCGTTCCTTGTTCATCAATTCCATTATCCGTTAACACAACAATTCTTTGTGCGTTTCTAACAGTTGACAGACGATGGGCTATAACTAGTGTTGTCCGGTTATCGGTTAACTTCTCCAATGAATCTTGAATAGCTTTTTCACTTTCATTATCTAGATTGCTCGTCGCTTCATCAAAAATGAGAATCGGTGGATTTTTTAAGAAAACCCGTGCAACACTCAACCTTTGCTTTTGACCACCTGATAATTTTACGCCACGCTGACCAATATCAGTATTGTAACCATCTGGTAACGTCATGATAAAATCGTGGGCATTCGCTTTTTTGGCTGCTTCAATGATTTGTTCCTGGCTTGCCTCAAGTTTACCGTAGCGAATATTTTCTAAAACTGTCCCAGCAAACAAGTATACATCTTGCTGTACAATACCTATATTTCTTCGTAATGAGCGTAAGCTGATATCTTTAACATTTTTACCATCAAGTAATATTTCTCCATTGTTTACTTCATAAAAGCGGGGAATTAAGGAACATAGGGTTGTTTTACCAACACCTGAAGCTCCAACTAAGGCAACATATTCGCCAGCTTTTAAACTGAAAGAAATGTTTTTTAGTACATGATCGTAATCTTCTTTGTACCGGAAGCTCACATCTTTAAATTCCACATTTCCATGAACATGAGTAAGTTCAATCGCATCTGCTGAGTCTTGTATATCTGGTTCTACCTGCATAATGTGCATAAATCGATCAAAGCCAGTGATACCTTCCTGATACAGTCTGGCAAAGTTAACAAATTTCTGAATTGGCTCAATGAGGATACCAATGTACAATAAATAGGTTACTAAATCGGCTAAACTCAAAGAAGTATTTACAATAGCAACACCGCCAAAGACAATCACTATGATAGTCATGATTTGCGTAAAGACATTCATCCCCTGATAAAAGTAGGCTTCACTCTTATAACCGTCTCGTCTGCTCTCAACAAAACGGGTATTTGCATAGGCAAACTTCTTCTTTTCTCTTGTATCGTTGGTAAACGACTGTACTACTCTGATGCCTGTTAGCGTATCTTCAACTTGTGCGTTAATATCGCCTATTCTCTCTTTGCTTGCTCTAAGCGCAGCATTCATTTTTTGATTGAAATATACGGCATAAACGGTCATGAAGGGAAAGAAGAAAAAGACGATTAAAGTCAGCTTAACGTTGATAGTAATCAAAATAATAAAAGTACCGACAAATTTCACTAAAGAGATGGCAATATCTTCAGGCCCATGATGGAACAGCTCACTAATTGATATTAAATCATTGGTGATACGGCTCATCAACTGACCTGTTTTTTGTTGATCGTAAAAACGAAACGACAGCTTTAGATAATGCTCGAATAAGTCACGACGCATATCACTTTCCATCAGGGTTCCCATCATGTGTCCTTGATAGTCAACAAATGTGTTGCAATAAGCATGAATGCAAATCAAAGTGAGCATGACCGCGCCGACTATATATATTTGGCTTAGTGCGTTGGGTACATTTCCTTCCAAGACATTTTGAGTAATGTATCTTGCACATAAGGGAAGTAACAGTGTAATTACTGAAACAATAAATGCACATACGAGGTCTGCAACCAGCAATCCTAGATATGGCTTGTAATAGGACAAGAATTTCTTGCTTCGAGAACCCATAAAGTTTCTCCTCAAACAGCTAAGGCTGCATTGCAATGGTGGACAAATAATGAAATCAGGCCAATGTGATACTCAAAGGTCATAAAAAAATGAGCGGCGTGGGGTATCCCTTCTCTAGCCGCTCAAAACAAAGCGACCACAGGCAAAATATCCCCGTAGCCACGATCATGATCTCTTATAAATCAAACGGCCACGAGTGTGGTGTACACCCGTGGCCGTAAATGTTCCCTTCGTAGTGCGTGAACGAGTAGCGGTGGAATAAACGCGCCGACGCACCTTTATGGCACGCCATGAGAGCGTAATGCTGCAACACCTATTCCGTGATTACTGGAGGCGATACACCAATATGTCAGTAGGCAGCAAACTTGTTCTCCACAAGCCATTGTTACATCTATGGCGACGTGAAGGCGACAACAGAGCTATGAAACCGACACAATTGACAGATGCTCGCTAAACACCTCAAATAGATCAGGGGTCGTTCACACGACTGAAGGCACTCTTTTGGTTAAAAGGCGCACTCCACAAGCGAGCTGGTGATGCCACATGAAGCAGCATTGGTCAGCTCATGAATTTTGTGGGCGAAAGCTGTCATTTTTGCGCCTCCTCAAAAATTTCAATATGTAGTATAGAGTAGCACGCAGGTTGCCAGAGATCAAGTTGGTTGTTAGATGAATTCCAACTATTTAAGCCCATAACTAACAACTTAGGTTAAATAAGCATTTTTTAATAAGTAAAAATTTATACTTTTAACTCATCGTTCGCGTAATCGATTCTGAAAATAAAGAATTCATCAAAATGGTTAAAAGGCTTACAAAAAAAGGATTAATCGCATCAAACTTTTATCCATATACCCTTTAGAGGCGTGGTTAGTTCACAGTGCGATGACGGTGCGATCGCACCGATACATTCAGATTCCTACTGAAATCTTTGAGGGAAATCGGGTAAGTGTAAGCTTTCTATTCTGATTACCAAAACCAAAGCTATATATAGTAGGAATTTCATGGTTTTTTGGGAATTAATTATTTCCGATTTGGATTACGCGAATGGTGAGTTTTAAACTAACAATAAAATATTAATTATTGTTTCCCACTCAACTGACCTGTTTGATAAAACTCAAGCAGGTTAGGGAAAGCTTTTTGTAGCAACCAGTTACGCCCAATTTCTGATTCGGGAATATTTGAAGCAGCCATGTAATAACCACTTCTGTAAGCAGCTACACCTAAACAAGCTTGTAGGCTGGATATAGCCCGTGAAGAAACTGGAATAGCCATCAAATCTTGTATATGACTAGGATGATAATTTTGTCCTACCAGTAAAAAATGAACTAAAGTATGAACCAACCGGGATAAGACAACTGTTCGGTCTTGCCAACGTTCTAAACGGGTCTTGATACGGAAGTAATCAGGTAAATCAGCTGCTTGAGATTCATCAAGGAACAAATCGCTTTGGCTTTCGATAAAATTAGAATCCAGACCTATAAACTGTTTAAGAAAAACAAGCGTTTTGCCCCAACGTTCGTGTTCCTTAGTTTCAGGAGAGAACGCACCTTCTGAATACTGTAAGCCATACTTTTCTTGAAGCTGTGCAACTGCCTCTTGATTGATATCATCTTGCCAGTCAGATTCAACAAAAAACTCTTTTAAAATATCTTTCAAATAAATGGATGAAAATTCACTAATATCCGGTGCTTCATCGTCAAAATCATGTTCATAAGTATCAATAAGGAATTTCTCTAATTTGATTTCTAGCTCTTGCTTTCTATTAACTGGCAGTAATGATTTAGCGTCTTCTAATGATAAAGGAAAATCTAAATAAGGATGACCTTTGGCTAAGTAAGAATTACTCAAATCTGCCAAACTTTCAAGCGCAATAGTCCGGGCAAAAAACTCATCTTGTGAATGTACGCATATCCCGTCTAATTCTTTATCCACCAACATCATAGTAATTGCCAGTAGAGCAAACCATGAGGCATCGTGCAAACAAGTCGGTAAATCAGCAATTAAATCTACTAACTTTAGTTCTAGAATTTCTTCCCAAACGCCTATCCTAGCGGTATTATAAACATCACAAAAATGCTCAACCTCTTCTCCAACAGATGTTTCTCCTAACCAAATAAGATTTTCTACTTGCAAAGGAGAGGAGTAGTCAGGAGTTAGCTGGTTTTGGCTGTCTTCATCGAACTGTATCCACATCAAAGCCAAGAGCATCAGCTTACAAATACTTACTCGCTTTAGGAGAAGATATTCAAGCATAAGTCATTACTTATAATTTTTAGATACATACCACGACATTTGCGATCCCACCATAGCACAGGATAATTGGCCGTTCCTTAGTAAAAACCACAATGCTATGAGAAACAGGAATCAAAAATAACTCATAAGTATGAAGCAAAAAGTGTGCTTTAAATAAAACAATTCGTCAAAATAATAAATCCTAAAAGAACTAATGCTAACGCAGCAATAAAAGAAATATATAAATTCTCGCGTTATGAACTATATCAACAAAGTCATGCTCGTTGGCAGATGTGGACAAGAACCTGACCTGAAATTTTTCGAGTCGGGCGCAGTTAAGGCTTCAATCTCTATTGCAGTAAGACCACCCTACAGAAGTGAACAAGCCCTTTGGTTTGATTTAGTCGCATGGGGAAATCAAGCAGAAGTGATTGGAAATTACGTTCGTAAAGGAACTCAGATTGCAATTACTGGTGAGTTTGGATTCGACCGTTGGGCAGATAAAAATTCTGGCACTATGCGACAAAAGCCTGTAATCACAATCAACACCATCGAATTACTAGGTTCACCCCGTAAGGAAGAATCTACATCTACTTCTGCACCAAACGAAACACAGGCTGTAGCTAACGCAAATTTCTAGAAAATTACAAATCGCCTATGCAGTATAAATCATAGGCGATTAACCATCTAATCAA from Tolypothrix sp. PCC 7712 includes these protein-coding regions:
- a CDS encoding ABC transporter ATP-binding protein encodes the protein MGSRSKKFLSYYKPYLGLLVADLVCAFIVSVITLLLPLCARYITQNVLEGNVPNALSQIYIVGAVMLTLICIHAYCNTFVDYQGHMMGTLMESDMRRDLFEHYLKLSFRFYDQQKTGQLMSRITNDLISISELFHHGPEDIAISLVKFVGTFIILITINVKLTLIVFFFFPFMTVYAVYFNQKMNAALRASKERIGDINAQVEDTLTGIRVVQSFTNDTREKKKFAYANTRFVESRRDGYKSEAYFYQGMNVFTQIMTIIVIVFGGVAIVNTSLSLADLVTYLLYIGILIEPIQKFVNFARLYQEGITGFDRFMHIMQVEPDIQDSADAIELTHVHGNVEFKDVSFRYKEDYDHVLKNISFSLKAGEYVALVGASGVGKTTLCSLIPRFYEVNNGEILLDGKNVKDISLRSLRRNIGIVQQDVYLFAGTVLENIRYGKLEASQEQIIEAAKKANAHDFIMTLPDGYNTDIGQRGVKLSGGQKQRLSVARVFLKNPPILIFDEATSNLDNESEKAIQDSLEKLTDNRTTLVIAHRLSTVRNAQRIVVLTDNGIDEQGTHEELIAVNGTYANLYNMQLKI
- the ssb gene encoding single-stranded DNA-binding protein: MNYINKVMLVGRCGQEPDLKFFESGAVKASISIAVRPPYRSEQALWFDLVAWGNQAEVIGNYVRKGTQIAITGEFGFDRWADKNSGTMRQKPVITINTIELLGSPRKEESTSTSAPNETQAVANANF